The Miscanthus floridulus cultivar M001 unplaced genomic scaffold, ASM1932011v1 os_1445_1_2, whole genome shotgun sequence genome includes the window CCATAGAGATAGGAGTTGCCTGCTCGATAGTGAGGGTGCTTAGAGCCCTAGCGCTGGCTTCTCCTATCGTGGTGGGAGCTACAGGAGCGATGACTGCAAGTCGACACAGTCGAGTAGGATGGGGCAGGGTGCCAAATCTCATTGACTTGGACTTGGGGCGCTTTGATGTGCATGGTGATCTTCTAGACCTCCGGAGTCCATTAGAGTTTTTCTAGCTCATTGAAAATAACTGTGAGATTGGCGCTCAGTGTCTGCTGCACTGGCTGGTTATCCACCATGTCGAACTCATTCTCTAGATTACGGCGCATGTGGTGTTGGGGGTTGGGATTCCCATTGGCTCCATGGGCGGCTTCTGCATCTCGTCATCGTTGGTGATCGGCATTCTTCGCCAGTCGAGCCTCATGCTCTTCGGCGGTTTCACCATCCTAGGTGACGCTGTCATAGCTGATATGAAAGATCTCACCCCTGAATCCTAGTGAAAAAGGGGGTAGCTAGAGACGGTCTTGGTGGAACCCTCGGAATAAGCGTTGGGGCTCTCATCCAAGATGTTTTGGAGTGAATCGCCTAAAATCTAGCGGATAGCCACCATATTCACCATGGGCGCTGGCTGATAGGCCTTAGGCAGATCAATCTTGTAGAGGTCGTTGACATAGTCGCACTCAACATGGTCGATCAAGAGGTAGTGGATGGCATTTTGGTACGTAGATCCCTGCCCACCAACCCAAAAGGATAGGGCCTGGGCATGTTCTCCATTGGGGTTTCGTAGTCGACCAGGCATAGGCCGATAGCAGGGAGTGGTCGGCTCGCACCATGCACCCATCTAGAGTTGTCGTGATCACTAGATCTAAATCTTGCCACCTTGGACAATGCAGCCGAGTAGGTCACTCAGTTGCAATGGCTTGGTGACCTTGGAGCGCAGGATTCCCATTGCTCATGGTAGACCAATCTAAGACCAAGTCCATGAGGAGCTGACATTCCGCTAAGCGGTTGGTGACCCAATCGATAgatgtgatcagatcatcattgttgatggatctcctaacctagTGGTGGGGCACCAGGGACTGGAGACATTATTGAAGCGGTTGGCATGATCAGCGCAGGCTGATTCTGTACCACCTCCACAATCTCTTCGATGCCATCGGCGCCGATGACCTAGATCATAGATCCAATCATGAATGACTGGCCTGGCTTAGGAAGGACCACAGAGCTTATAAAGCgaaccatctggctcgccatgaaATCAGCGCGCACAccctctacctggcgcgccactgttgatgaaatctagtcgacagtctaccgaggggtatgcccatagtagtagatgaatcggtgaagGTGCGCGTGATGGGAGCTAGACGATGACACAGAacacagagacaacgatttaggtAGGTTCAGACCGTCagcttgacataataccctatgtcctatgtctttggtggattgtattatgagatgaGAGATAAaaatgagggggtccctacctgccttatatagcttgggggtagggttataggtcaGTTGTATCTATCCTGATCGGTTACATGATAGgtgtttacaaggaatacgatatctaacATAtccgatcagatcttccttcatcaTCAAGGATGCTTCACGCAGTCTTGCGACGCACGCCGACCTATGTCGTGTCCCTGCATGGCTTGATCTCATGGGCTGGGCCTCCCCTGGTAGCTCGGCCCATGTATAGCCCTATGGGTATCAGGGGTTATACCCCCATAGTGCTTCGCCTATCCCCCATGGAATGGACAGGGGGCCTCAAGCGCCTTCTCAAAGTGCTTGGGGAGTGCGTCGTGCTCGTGGAGCTGAGGTCTGGTGACACGATCGGCCACAACCACCATCTCCTCCACATGGCGATTTTTGGTCCTTGTTCCTCTTATCACAATGGTTCTAGGATGAGGCGGGGTCACCGCCACTGTCTCCACCACTAAGGTGACCGACGGTCTTAGCCTTGCCATTGAAGTTGGCCTAGATAGCCTCCTCGCCGATGGCATACTAAGTGGTGACATCTAGAAGCTCCCTCATCATGCGCGGGGTCTCACGGCCAAGCGCGTGGACGAGAGCTCGCATGTCATGCCACAGATGAAGGCATTGATCACGTCAGCAtcggtgatgttggggagctTTGTGCGCTTCTTGGAGAAGTGCTGGATGTACTCCTGGAGGGTCTCATCAGGCCTCTGCCTGTAGTTGCGGAGGTCCCATGAGTTAGCTGGGTGGGTGTAGGTACCCTGTAAGTGGCCGATGAAGATCGAACGGATATCACCCCAGTAGCGCATGCTGCCGAGCTCGAGCTGCTTGAGCCAAGCGCTGGTCGAGCTTGAGAGAAGCAGGGGAAGGTACTAGACGACGACATCATCGTCTGACCCCCCCCCCGGCCATCATGGCGAGATGGTAGTCCTCTAGCCAATGGTCTGGGTTGGTCTCACCATCATACTTGGATATGCGTGTCAGTGGCCAAAAATGCCTAAGGTAGGGAGTCGCCTGGATCAATGCCCAGAACGCTAGGGGGCCAAAATGATCCGAGGTGGTGCCCCCACCCCATCACTTAGGGGTATGGGACTACACCTGAGTGTGGCGCCTGGCCTCAATGGTGTCACAGACATCATAGTCGTCACCGATCCGGTGGCACACGGGGGGATGCTGAGGAGAAAGACAGTGCCTTCACTCCTAACGAGGCTTGGAGCCCTAAGAATGTGGCCGGTCAGAGCTATTGCCGGAGGTGTCGCTACTGCTCCCCCCTCCTGTGGGGCATGAGCGTCGGAGCGGTCCTCATTGGCTGTGGTGCATGGCACAACGCTAGAAGATAGAACTCTCGGCCTACCGCTTAAGGGCGACACGGAGAAGCCGCTTCGCCTCATGCAGGCGCTCGTTGGTCTTTGGGTCTGGTGTGTCGTAGATGTCCTCCAGCAGGCAGGTGGTGGCCGCCATGTTATACGCCGCACTGGGAAAACAGATGCCACTAGGAGCCCCCGTGCGggcatcgtcgtcgtcgctgaGAGGGTGCATGGCTCGTTGCCATGCAAGGTCCTACCTTTGGCGCTCAAGCTCTACCTCGGCGGTCTCTAGGTCCACCTGCCAAGCTCATAGGTGATCCCTTCTCCTGAAGGTAGGCCATGCGGCTGTGGGGACTCTAGTCTGGCGGCATGAGCCCAGGTTCCTCCTCGGCAAGAACCTCACCatcgatgtggtagcacatgcatGGCGGGGCGTAGCAATCGATGTCATTGGAGTCATACTCTAGGACTGTCCCCTGAGAGGATCTCGAGGAAGGTGCGTAGCGAGGGGACGTTCGTCCCTACGGCACTAGAGAGGATAACACTTGGCATGTCATGGCTgatgaggtgttgtagctcctaGCTAGAAGGATGCTGCCGTATTCTGGATCCTGAACGGTAGGTTTGGGAGGTAGTACTAGAAGCGGTTAGGTAGCGCTGAGCACCTCGCTGATGGCAATCTAGTGGTGGACGTTGGCAAGTAGGTAGAACATCTAGCGGCGGTACGACACAAGTGGGGTTCAGGCCTAGATCGTGTTGGATCTGTCAGGCCAAGACCACGAGATCTACTCTAGAAGTCTCGGTGGAGGAGGCGACACCGATAGCTCGTTGCTCGCCTATGTGGCCCCATCGAGAGGACAAAGCTCATCGTAGCAAGTCGATGATgtaggctaggctcccaaagttgagaacCTAGCCAAGGGCGAAGGCACCTGCTGTGATGAAGAACTCGCCAGGGAAGCAGACGTCGTCAGTCTAGAACTCGCTAGGCTCCCAAAGACATCGCTTTCTCCCGCGATGAGGCGGGTGGCTTCGACCACCATAGAGCCTGAATCACACTTGAcgctgccccctacctggcgcgccagctgtcgtggggtcagaaccgcatcaaatatTGTTGTTTTAGTCGGTGTTAGAGTACGGGTCTTCGGTGGCTCgaatggactcaagaacacaagaatcacaacaactgatgatccttatacttaaaagcacccaaaatcagggggttacaacagagtgtagagagagatttggtagggggttagctcggtgctaatccttagctcacctcgccgtcggtggagccttcccctcgtcggagaggaggaacaCGATGGGATGTAGTGGAgaagctctcggtgcccctctatCTAGGTTTCCCTACCCTTGGTGCTGGGTAGGAGCAAACAaaatggaatggaatgatctatcttgGATCATCCCTTCTCTCTAGGTCCAACCTTATCCCTTAAATaatgagataggtcgggtacatggtggtttggggagatgagtctatggtctacatacTGCCAGAGTCCAGTAGGGTCTTGCAACGGCGCTCTATGGGCCGTGCAATGTCATGGAGgcaaagaagccttgggcgtcgtccggctgctctgttctaacactctaCGTGTGAGGCTATGTTGGCTTGGACCGGCCTACCCTAgatggaccttctggagtcttcttggtggcgaaggaggtcggctccaggGGCTGACGCGTGAGCCCGGGAGCCACCGAGCCCCTAGAGGTCCGTGggaagcttgtcttcttgtgtcacgccccatgCGTGACCCTGTCGTGAAAGTGGCTGGCAAGGCCACACCCAGGGCACGGCAtcttggagcccccgagcctcgatgGCTTGGGGCTAGTCTCCTTGCGCCTGGGCCTTGGCTGGCGTCGCAAGCCGGGTAGGAGCCAAGGCCCGAGCTCGGGCGTGTCGTTGATTGGGAGTCTGAGGCCTGGGCAAGACCCCGAGCCTCGTGCCCAGGCTTGGCCAGGTTTCAGTGGTCGGAAGGGTGCGCACgggcgtacccgatgggtatagccacCGAGCCCTCGGGCtgatcctagaggggtcggtcAAGGGGTCCCTTCGGTCGGAAACCATTGATCTCGAGGCTTTACATactcatatgttaggatctcgtcaacgAGCACGCGGACAGGAGGACGACAACGGCTGCAGGGGAGATGAGAGGTCACGCCGGCCGTGGTGGAGGAGGGCCGACGGTGGCGGTGGACCTCCTGATCTGTCCGACTGGAGGTCGCGCCGTCCAGGCCGGCGGCAGACCGGGCGCCAGAGCCGCTGAGGATGGAGGACGACGACCACAAAGCACGGGCGGAGGCGAGGAAGATGAGTGCAGTGGAGTCGAGCGTAGAAGAGAGCATAGTGGAGTTGGGCACGGTGAATAAGGCCGTGACGGGTGAACGAGCATCTAGTTTTTTTTAATGGAGAAGCCGTTCGGATAGACGGACACCCTGACTGAAGCATTACCTGATAAAAAAACTATTTTTTGTGTACAAGTCCCTAAATTCTTAATTATATACTCCAAAACTAAACACCATTAATGAGCATGAGCACCGGTGAAGCCGGTATGGTCATCTAAATGGAGGCAAGGGGAGGGCGTTAAGGGATGAAAAATGTGCCCTGCTAGAATTTTTTTATCATAAATTCCGCAAGGAAAGACCTTCCTGCTACTTGACAATAACATGCTGCAAATTTTCCTATCGATAAGATTAACATGTTGCAATTTTTCCGATCGATATGAGCAAACAAACGAGGAATATTTTCATGTGGACGCCGTGTAGATGCTAAGCGCACTAGTTAGAGAGCTTTGGACCTCGATCAAACGACTTAGCAAGTCTGAAGACTATATGCAAATTAATGGTTTAGACCTTAAACAAGTTTGAAGAATGTTCAATTATAGTTCCTCTCTACTGTGAAAATATAGAAACATCAATCATGTCATCTTGTATATACATTGTTGAGTCAAGTTAAAGTTTTACAATTAGAAACCTATATAAGACATTTAAAAATCAGAACGTTATTACACCCCGTGGTGGTGCAGATAGAAAAATGCATGGTACAAATAAAAAAAAGGTTTCGGCAACAACTTCTGCCGAGAAGCCGTCATAACACTGTGTATAAGGATAGCAACGGGGATGTACCCATCGGGTATCATCAGAACGTTCTCTTcctcgctacggagaattcatcccgtctccgtccccgttaactgtctcggatatagattcttgcccatccccgtatcCATCGGGCATCGAttgggtaacagatacccgacgggtactgcatacccgataaacaaggacacttggggtcgcagctttgcaatcagagacatttcttcttcacccgggtataagtgtcggagtcttggAAATgctgaggagaaggagcgaggttgcgaggaggacaagCAAAGCTAGCAGAGAGACCAAACCGAGGAAGCAagaggcacgagcgctcgtgaggcaggcgtgcttgtgctgctgacggagatggtgaggaaaaattgaactagggttcctagaatacacaaactatatatatgattgttcagatttggaccaaaatgtctatgttgagcttctttgaacctaatactcgtatgacagctcaaatagtcgggttccccaacgggtaatggGGACGGATAAACAGGAAACAtttccgtacccgctatacccgtcggggatggattattgtccatttagatgcccgcaggtaaagatatgatcccatccccgtcccataatggatcaaatacccgtcgggtatcggataTCAGGGGTCCCATTACCATCTTGAACTGTGTAGGAGGAAGAGCTGTTTTGGTGAATGATGGAACAAGAGCTGTTTTTAGGTCTGGTGGAACTGTAATTTGTGACTCAAGTGCTCCAGCTCTTCCAAAGGAGGACTTGAGATGCTCCGGCTCTTCCAAAGGACTTGAGAGGAGTGCTACGGCTCTTTCGAAGGAGGACTTagaggagccatgccaaacaatcCCTGAGTAGTTTGTCGCATTTCACCCAGCTCCAAAAAGGACTATCAGGACTATGACAATGGTAAATATACGTTGACAGGTCGACAGCAAATCAACCACAACTAACTTGTTTAGTCCTGCCTCTATAATGTTCTATTATCAATTTCTAAGTACAAAAATTCCTACTCCAAAAGACGAGAAATGTTTTGTCAGAAAACAGCAGTGTCCGAGAAATGTATCATAGCCCTTTTTCCTCGTAAAGAAATCATACACTCTTTTGACATGCACCTACAGCTTTCTTTCTATCAACATAAAGATGCTTCTCAGATGGAGACCCAAAAGAAGATTTTCATAATTCTGACTCGCATGGCCAAAGTGCTCCTCTGGAGCTTTATTCTTTGTGTAAGCGCTTTATAAGGGGCACGGTGAAATCAATGGACGGTTTCAGATCTTCGCCAAAGTTTTGTTTATGATAATGCCTGCCACCTTCCACCAATCATCCTACATGTATGTCATCAGCCCAATCGCAACAGTTGCACATTTCCTCGTGCAAACCCCAGCTTCAGGCTCATCCATCTCAAGGCCACTCAAGAGCTTAGCTTCTGAGAAAGAACAATCATTCTAGTCAACCTCCATGCCATCATTTGAGCCTCTTGGCATGCATCTTACATGGACTATGGGCACATGCTCTTCAGGCTCAACATTGTTTCCGCAGCTGCTTTCTCCCTCGGGGTAATCCAAAAACACTGCATCCTTGTACATCCAGTTCCCCGTCTCAAAAGAATATATATCATCAAATGGTTCCCCACATAGTGCACAGATACTTTGCCTCTCGTCTGCAGGGACCATAAACTCACACACTTCTTCTGTAGAACCTAAATCTCCATCAGAAGCCTCAGTGCTGTCCTCAATTTCATGTGATCCATCAATGTAAATGTTCTTGCTAGGGTACCATCTTTTAGGTGCGATACCAGTATAGATAGTATCAGACTCCCTTGGCCCACAGCTTGATGCATGCAAGCTCAGTTCTTCTTCAAGCCTGAACCTATTACCACAGGTTTTACACTGATAGCTTTGGTCATCAAAGAGGCTGCTAATCACGTGCTCATGGTACTTGCGAAGTTTCTCTGGCTTGAACTCCAGGCCAATGAGGTCACCCATCTTAGTTTCGATAGCTTTGGGTAACGAAGCGTTTGTTGGGGCAGATGAATCAGAATTAGATGACACCTTACCAACTGAAGGCTTCAGAGCCGGCAAAGGCACAGCTGAAGCTGTGACATCTTTAGCATTCATGCTTGATGCTTTATTTGGCTGTGATAGGACAGCATTGGATGAATCAGAGGCTGGCGAAGAGATTAATCCCTTTGCAACCAGGGAACTGAGAAGACTCGAGAGCGGCGCAGCTTTCTCTGCACTCTGTGTTGATGAAGGTGGTGGCAGACCCGGTGGCAATGGTGGACGAGAAGTGTCTGGTGTCTGTGTATGCAAAGTGGTATTTTCACCAGCAGTATTTTGAAGTGATAAAGAAGCCACTGGAAGTGACCCACTTGGACCAAGTTGTGCATCACTGTGGTTATTTGGTTTGAACCCACTCTTTATGAGACCAGCCAACAAATTACTAGCAGTTGTCAGATCTGAGCTTATAGGGGTGGAATCACTGGGTAAAGAGACTTCTCCAAGATGGGAAGGTCTGAACAGCGATGGAGAATTTTCACGCGGAAAACTTGCCTGCAATGGATCAGATGGCTTAATATGTGACTTTGACTGTAAGGTAGGGTACTTTTGTGTCTGCAGGGATGCCTGTTGATTAGGTTCATGAGAATCTTTAGCAAGTACTGGCAATGCTCTTTGGCTATATTCTTCTTGAGGATTTTGGCCCAATTGAGAAAATGATCTGGAAGGATAAAAATCAGACTCAGCAAGATTTGGAGAACCCTGACGTGCAAAAGGTGCAGTAGAAGGTGAGTGAGCTTGTGGAGGGGAAGATGACCAATATCTATGCTTCTGCTGCCCAAAAGCTTCAGTTGATCTTATTGGCACACTATTTGCAGTATCTAGGCTTGACCTTCCAGCATAGTGTCCTGATAACCCAACAGGTACAGATGAAGTGATACTTGCTGTCATGCTGCCAGTATAAATGGTGGACCTCTCTGCTGGCTGATTTGAAAACCTTGATATCCTAGGGTCCAACCCAATGTCTGGGAGTGTTTTTTCCTGGGACAGCCAGAGAGAGGAACCTCGAGGTGGTGGGAACTGTTGTCCTTCAGGCCTAATTTCCCTATCAATTCTTGTTTCCACCTCACGCTTGCCAAGAAGGTACTCTTCCTGATCCTGAACAATTGAAAATACAAGTAGTATTATAATACTTTCCAACAAGAAAGAAATTTTGCATCGTGCATGTTTAAAACATCTCTGGCATTATTATGTAGCGATAATTAGCATATCAATATTTACTGGATACTTAATAtaattttctttcaataattttGAGTCACATACCATGTATGCTGAAATTCTTCTTTCTTGGCCTGCTGCAAGTCCAAATCTTGACACGTTATCAAGTTTATGTGTGTTAGGATCTATAAGTTCCACAGGTCCTGCCTCTGCCCATTTAGCCCTTTGGAGGCTTGCAAACTTAGCATTCCCATCATCAGACATCCATTCTCCTTTTATTACATTATTGCTACCACCATATTCTGCTGCTTTAGAGTGTACATCAtcccaaacatattcttcttccTCAGAGTGCTTCCAGCTTTTGTTAGATGAAGGCCTACCAACTCTATCGGCATTAATTGAAGGAGTTGGAAGAAGTGCACTATCCAAACGTACAGACCCTGATGGCCGAACATCCTTGCTTGCATAAAAGTTGCTGCGCCTGTCAAATTGTTCTTCAGAAGACCCAACACCAGAGGCATAATAAGGCCCCCCAATTCCATCTTGACCTTTGGGTTTTGAGCGAACTTGACCAGTTCCCACAGCAGCCTGCTGTGAAATGTTGGAGAATCCAAGGCCCCTCACATCTCTACCTGCCTGTTTTTCATGAACAGGATTGCTAAAAGGGTCCCTCTGAGTGCGCTGTATGTTCTGCATGTTACAGTTAAAAGTAGTATATTAGAGAGAAAAATGTGAATGACACAAGGAGCAGTGACAGTTTTCTGCCATTTTACATGAAGAGATGTCAAAAGAGCCAAAGAGATAGCAGCGAACTTACAGGTCTAGCATTAGGAGCTTCTAATCGTCTCCCTGCATTTCTATCAGTACCTAGCCTGTTAGCCCTCTCAATGTCATCGCCTGTATCAGCAATTACAGCTGTCTTAGCACCACTTCCAAGTATCCCCTGTCCGAAGTAAGGGAAAAACAGCATCACGAACAAAATCACAAAGGGTGCAAAAGAACATAGTGGCAGCTACAATGCTACACATGATACATATTTTGATTACGTCCCAGAGGTCAAAGGAGTGAACAGGTGTATTAAGATAACTTGAGAAAGAATATCTTGCCTTAGTTGGTTGATTGAGTTGCTGTCTCGCTTCCAAATATTTTGGATTTACATGTATGCTATTGGATGGGCGCGGGGATTGAGAATCGGTACTTGATGGTGCAGCAGTCGATGATCCATTGGCAGATGACTGAAAACCAAGTTCTTTCTCAATCATTTGGAGCGGAGGTAGAGGAAACACTCCTTTCCATGTTCCAAAGAGGTGCCTCATGCTATGATGTATAGCAGGATCTACTCGTTTATATGCCTTGCAGAACACCtagcaaaaaaaaatgaaaagtacAACCAAACAAAACTTAGTTATTGTGATGTCCAAGTCACACCATCTCAATAAATAAATATTGTTTCCAGAGGTTGGAACCATCTCTAATCCCATATCAAGAAGATGGTACAGGATGAAATACTAACCTCTGGTAATCTTGCTGAGAAATGTTTAACATAATCTTTTCCAATATTTTTTACAATACTGTCAAGTAGATATAGCGATGGTAATTTCTGTTCACTTGGAACCTACAGGGACAAGCAACCATCAAATAAAATAGATACACCCCCTCCATACATATAGTGGATAACAACTGCATAACACTATAGTGGATTATAGTAATACAGGGCAACAAGAAAAACCAAACGCTGATATGCCAAAACAATGTGGATTTCAAGACAAACACTGGTAGATATGATTTAACAACAGAACATATACAACAGTGCGAGTCTTACAATTCACACAACTACATAGCTGAGAAGGTTCAATGGTGTTTATTCGTGATTCCTTTTATCCGGTGACTAGGACTCAACCTTACTTCTGAAGAATCCAGTAAGTTTTCCTTTTAGAATACAACCAACAAAACAAAATGAGCATAGATAACATGCCACCTCAAACCGTGTATGGCAGCAAGGTTACACAAAGTAATACACAAACCAAGTCAACCAATGCTCAGCGGTTATCCAGGAGTGTAAGGAGAAGCCCAGTGCAGGCCAAACTTGTGGCATATATTATGCTTCACAATTCC containing:
- the LOC136534036 gene encoding polyadenylation and cleavage factor homolog 4-like; its protein translation is MEASASARRSAAGLDPGAKKPRLAQPPPPSRNPRSYASSNGAASAAEQALVDELLGQYRTALGELTFNSKPIITNLTIIAGENLQAAKPIAALICANILEVPSEQKLPSLYLLDSIVKNIGKDYVKHFSARLPEVFCKAYKRVDPAIHHSMRHLFGTWKGVFPLPPLQMIEKELGFQSSANGSSTAAPSSTDSQSPRPSNSIHVNPKYLEARQQLNQPTKGILGSGAKTAVIADTGDDIERANRLGTDRNAGRRLEAPNARPNIQRTQRDPFSNPVHEKQAGRDVRGLGFSNISQQAAVGTGQVRSKPKGQDGIGGPYYASGVGSSEEQFDRRSNFYASKDVRPSGSVRLDSALLPTPSINADRVGRPSSNKSWKHSEEEEYVWDDVHSKAAEYGGSNNVIKGEWMSDDGNAKFASLQRAKWAEAGPVELIDPNTHKLDNVSRFGLAAGQERRISAYMDQEEYLLGKREVETRIDREIRPEGQQFPPPRGSSLWLSQEKTLPDIGLDPRISRFSNQPAERSTIYTGSMTASITSSVPVGLSGHYAGRSSLDTANSVPIRSTEAFGQQKHRYWSSSPPQAHSPSTAPFARQGSPNLAESDFYPSRSFSQLGQNPQEEYSQRALPVLAKDSHEPNQQASLQTQKYPTLQSKSHIKPSDPLQASFPRENSPSLFRPSHLGEVSLPSDSTPISSDLTTASNLLAGLIKSGFKPNNHSDAQLGPSGSLPVASLSLQNTAGENTTLHTQTPDTSRPPLPPGLPPPSSTQSAEKAAPLSSLLSSLVAKGLISSPASDSSNAVLSQPNKASSMNAKDVTASAVPLPALKPSVGKVSSNSDSSAPTNASLPKAIETKMGDLIGLEFKPEKLRKYHEHVISSLFDDQSYQCKTCGNRFRLEEELSLHASSCGPRESDTIYTGIAPKRWYPSKNIYIDGSHEIEDSTEASDGDLGSTEEVCEFMVPADERQSICALCGEPFDDIYSFETGNWMYKDAVFLDYPEGESSCGNNVEPEEHVPIVHVRCMPRGSNDGMEVD